The uncultured Mailhella sp. genome segment TCCCCTTGGGTTCATCGACTTCAATGACAATGCTGCCGTTCATTTCAAAAGGGAAAAGCTGCTGGAAGTTTTCTTCGTCCATGCCGGGCACCTTGAGGAGGTCTTCCGGCTTGTGGAAGGGACCGTGACTGTCCCGATAGTCGAAGATGGCCTGGATGAGGTCGTCGTCAACGCCGGTCTGAAGCTCGGCCAGATGCGAGGCGTCGGCCTTGTTGAGATCGACGATGACGGAGGCCGAGGCCTGAAGGGGAAGCAGCAGCAGCGCCATGACCAGAAGAAATCGCATGAGAACCTCCGTGTTGTGGGGTTGTCGGAACGCCCAAGGCGTGCAGATGCGGACGACGTTTTTCAGTCCGGTGAAAAATGCTCTTTGAGCACAAAGAAGCAAGAATTATGCCAACATGTTATATTCAAATTAATATAACACGTTGATTCATGAATACAGAAGCGCCGCCTGGTGTCGTGTACGCTTTGCCGCACAGAATACGACGGAAAATTGCAAAAAAACCGCCCTCTTCCCGAGACGGGCGGGAAGAGAAGCGGTCTTGGAGAAGGGCGCGGGGCGTCGCGCCGGGTGGAAAAGCAGAACTTTCGGGGGATGGGGCTGCTTCCCCGTCGCCCTTGCCTGCGCCGAGGGTGCCTGCGGAGTCTTGGCGCGTCCGCC includes the following:
- a CDS encoding helix-hairpin-helix domain-containing protein — protein: MRFLLVMALLLLPLQASASVIVDLNKADASHLAELQTGVDDDLIQAIFDYRDSHGPFHKPEDLLKVPGMDEENFQQLFPFEMNGSIVIEVDEPKGISPY